TTTTTATGATTATTCTGAAAGCAGGAAAGCAGAAAAAATAGCAAAACAGTTTATATAGCCTTCAGTTTGCAGCCATCAGTCAATACTGGTCACTGCTTACTGCTAACTTTAAAATATGGCAGAAATAATTCCTTTTAAAGCAGTAAGACCAACGCGAGATAAAGTCAGTCTGGTAGCTTCTCGATCTTATCAAAGTTATACCCAAGCTGAACTGGAAGCACGTATGAACTATAATCCCTTTTCGTTCTTACATATTGTCAATCCAGGTTATAAATACCATAAAGACATTACTGGAAAAGAAAGGTATGCCTTAGTACGAAACCGTTATTTAGAATTTAAGGAAGATTGTATTTTTGTTCAAGATGAAATACCAACGTATTACATATATAAAATTGTAAATCGAGATGGATTTTCATTTTCAGGAATTGTAGCTGCGGCAAGTACCGAAGATTATAAAAATGATGTGATTAAAAAACACGAAGACACGATTGAATATCGCGAAAACATTTTTAAAGATTATCTAAAAACTGTTGGCTTTAATGCAGAACCCGTGCTACTCACCTACCCTAACAATGACGTTATCGGAGATATTATTTCTGAAACACAAAAAAAACGTGCTGAATTTGAATTTACTACCACATACCGTGACACACATTATATGTGGAAGTTAGAAGATGAAGCCTTAATAAAGAGTATGGCTTCAGAATTTAAAAATATTGAAACCATTTATATTGCAGATGGCCATCACCGTTCCGCATCATCTTTTTTATTATCTGAAGAATTAAAATCTGAAAACAAGAATCATACAGGCAACGAGCCGTATAATTATTTTATGAGTTATTTAATTCCTGAATCTGAATTAAAAATTTATGAATTCAATAGATTAGTTAAAGATTTAAACGGACTTACTAAAGAATCCTTTTTAATTAAGCTAGATGCTATATTTCGCATTGAAAATAGAGGTAACGAATTATACAAACCAAATAGCAAACATCATTTTAGTATGTATTTAGATGGCGAGTTTTATTCGTTATATTTAAGAAAAAATAATTACAAATTTAAAACGTCGTTAGATGCTTTAGACACACAAATTCTTTTTAAAACCGTTTTAGAACCAATTTTAGGAATAACAGATTTACGTAATGACACTCGTATAAATTATTCACACGGTAAAAATGATTTGGTAACTATAAAAAGTAATATTGATAAAGGCGAATTTACTGTTGGCTTTGGCTTAGTCCCTATAAATATTGAAGAACTAAAAGCCATTGCAAATGAAGGGTTAACTATGCCACCAAAAAGTACGTTTATTGAACCTAAATTAAGAAGTGGCCTTACCATTTATGAATTCTAAAATATGAGCATACAACAAAACCTAAACCACATAAAATCAACCTTACCAGAACATGTTACTTTGGTTGCCGTTTCTAAAACAAAACCTGTAACAGATTTAATGGAAGCCTATAATGCTGGACAGCGCATTTTTGGTGAAAATAAAATTCAGGAAATGGCTGAAAAACATGAAGTCATGCCAAAAGATATTGAATGGCATATGATTGGACATGTACAAAGGAATAAAGTGAAATATATGGTACCATTTGTGAGTTTAATTCATGGTGTTGATAATTTCAAATTACTAAAAGAAATAAATAAACAAGCCAAAAAGCATGGCAGAATTATTGATTGTTTGTTTCAAATAAAAATTGCTTCTGAAGATTCTAAATTTGGAATGGCTCCGTCAGAAGCATTAGATATATTAAAATCTGAAGTATTTTCAGAATTAAAAAACATTAGAATTATTGGACTCATGGGAATGGCTACTTTTACTGATGATGAAAATCAAGTAAAAAAGGAATTCAACCTTTTAAAGTCTACTTTTAATGATTTGAAACAACAGCAAACTGTAAACTGTAAACTGCAAACTGTTTCAATGGGCATGAGTGGTGATTACCAATTAGCAATTGACTGTGGAAGTACCATGATTCGAGTTGGAAGTAGTATATTTGGTATTAGAAGTTAACAATTAAAAGTGAAAAGTTAACAGTTTTATGAAAGAGTCTATATTAAAAAGTAAAAGTTATGATTTTGCCATTTTCATTGTTAAGACTTATAAAATCATTTCATCTGAAAAAAAAGAACTCACTTTATCTAGACAACTTCTTAAAAGCGGAACCTCAATTGGAGCAAATATTAGAGAAGCTGAATTTGCTCAATCAAGTAAAGATTTCATTAGCAAAATGAGTATTGCTTTAAAAGAAGCTAACGAAACTGAATATTGGCTATTAATACTAAAAGATACAAACTATATAGAACTGGATCATTTTAACAAACTAATGAGTATTAACAAAGAACTTATAAAAATGTTAGTTTCAACAATTAACACTATGAAATCAAAACTTAAATAATTTTTAACTCTTAGTTTTTAACTTTTAACTTAACTATTTGTACGCAATATTAGACATAGAAACCACTGGCGGTAAATATAATGAAGAAGGCATTACTGAAATAGCTATTTATAAATTCGACGGACATACCATTGTTGATCAATTTATAAGTCTTATAAATCCCGAACGAGACATTCAACCTTTTGTAGTAAATCTTACAGGTATTAATAGCAATATGCTACGAAATGCTCCTAAATTTTACGAAGTAGCAAAGCGTATTGTTGAAATTACAGAAGATTGTATTTTAGTAGCCCATAATGCACAATTTGACTACCGTATTTTAGGTACAGAATTTAGACGTTTAGGTTTTGAATTTATCAAACCATCTTTATGCACTGTAGAATTAGCTAAAAGCTTAATTCCAGATCAACCTTCATATAGCTTAGGAAAATTAGTTAGGTCACTAGGTATTCCAGTTACCGATAGACATCGTGCTTCTGGCGACGCTCTGGCTACAGTAAAATTATTTAAAATGTTGCTAGATAAAGATACTAGTAAAAACATTATTAAAGAATCTATCAAACTAAATCCAAAACTTCAGTTAGAACCTAAACATATTGATATTGTTAAAGATTTGCCATCAATTACGGGTGTATATTATATTCATAAAGCAAACGGAGATATTATTTACATTGGAAAAAGTAATAATATAAAAAAGCGTATCAATCAGCATTTCACAAATACCAACCAGAAATCAAAAAAAATACAAATACATGTCCACTCGGTTAGTTACGAGGCTACTGGTAGCGAGTTGGTAGCTCTTTTAAAAGAAAGTGAAGAGATAAAACGTATAAAACCTATTTATAACCGAGCTTTACGCCGTAATATATTCACCCATGCCTTATATAGTTTTAAAGATGAAAACGATTATATAAACCTTAAAATTGATATTGCCGACGGACGTAAAAAGCCAATCACAACTTTTAGTAATAGGCAAAGCGGAAAAAGCTTTATTACAAAAGCTGTTGAAGATTATAATTTATGCCAAAAACTTACCGGTCTATACAAAACAAAAACCAGTTGCTTTAATTACGACATAAAAAATTGTGACGGTGCTTGTATAAATAAAGAATCAACCGAATTATACAACAATCGTGTAGAAGCTTTAATACAAAAAAATAGCTACGCTAATAAAAACATGGTCATTATTGATAAAGGTCGAGATATAGATGAGCATAGCGCCATACTTATAGAAAATGGTGTTTTTAAAGGTATTGGATTTTTCAACCTTAATTACCAAATAAATAATAGAGATGTTTTAAAATCTATTATTACACCAATGGAAAATAATAGAGATACTCAACATATTATTCAAAATTACCTCAGAAAAAACAAACGCTTAAAAATTATAACACTTGACTAAATGAAACCGTTCTATTTTTTCTTCTTGTTTTTTGCCTCTGTTATAATGATTGGCGCACAAGAAACCAATAACAATCCAGTTTATAGAGTATCTCTTAATGATTTAAAAATGACGTCTTATAGTAAAGACTCCATTGCAAATGCTTTAGTGCTTTACGAATTTGGAAGTAGCCATGTAGACCAACGTGATTATGATTTAAGAACTGAAGAAAAGTATAAAATAAAAA
The nucleotide sequence above comes from Flavobacteriaceae bacterium HL-DH10. Encoded proteins:
- a CDS encoding DUF1015 domain-containing protein — protein: MAEIIPFKAVRPTRDKVSLVASRSYQSYTQAELEARMNYNPFSFLHIVNPGYKYHKDITGKERYALVRNRYLEFKEDCIFVQDEIPTYYIYKIVNRDGFSFSGIVAAASTEDYKNDVIKKHEDTIEYRENIFKDYLKTVGFNAEPVLLTYPNNDVIGDIISETQKKRAEFEFTTTYRDTHYMWKLEDEALIKSMASEFKNIETIYIADGHHRSASSFLLSEELKSENKNHTGNEPYNYFMSYLIPESELKIYEFNRLVKDLNGLTKESFLIKLDAIFRIENRGNELYKPNSKHHFSMYLDGEFYSLYLRKNNYKFKTSLDALDTQILFKTVLEPILGITDLRNDTRINYSHGKNDLVTIKSNIDKGEFTVGFGLVPINIEELKAIANEGLTMPPKSTFIEPKLRSGLTIYEF
- a CDS encoding YggS family pyridoxal phosphate-dependent enzyme, with the protein product MSIQQNLNHIKSTLPEHVTLVAVSKTKPVTDLMEAYNAGQRIFGENKIQEMAEKHEVMPKDIEWHMIGHVQRNKVKYMVPFVSLIHGVDNFKLLKEINKQAKKHGRIIDCLFQIKIASEDSKFGMAPSEALDILKSEVFSELKNIRIIGLMGMATFTDDENQVKKEFNLLKSTFNDLKQQQTVNCKLQTVSMGMSGDYQLAIDCGSTMIRVGSSIFGIRS
- a CDS encoding four helix bundle protein yields the protein MKESILKSKSYDFAIFIVKTYKIISSEKKELTLSRQLLKSGTSIGANIREAEFAQSSKDFISKMSIALKEANETEYWLLILKDTNYIELDHFNKLMSINKELIKMLVSTINTMKSKLK
- a CDS encoding exonuclease domain-containing protein, whose translation is MYAILDIETTGGKYNEEGITEIAIYKFDGHTIVDQFISLINPERDIQPFVVNLTGINSNMLRNAPKFYEVAKRIVEITEDCILVAHNAQFDYRILGTEFRRLGFEFIKPSLCTVELAKSLIPDQPSYSLGKLVRSLGIPVTDRHRASGDALATVKLFKMLLDKDTSKNIIKESIKLNPKLQLEPKHIDIVKDLPSITGVYYIHKANGDIIYIGKSNNIKKRINQHFTNTNQKSKKIQIHVHSVSYEATGSELVALLKESEEIKRIKPIYNRALRRNIFTHALYSFKDENDYINLKIDIADGRKKPITTFSNRQSGKSFITKAVEDYNLCQKLTGLYKTKTSCFNYDIKNCDGACINKESTELYNNRVEALIQKNSYANKNMVIIDKGRDIDEHSAILIENGVFKGIGFFNLNYQINNRDVLKSIITPMENNRDTQHIIQNYLRKNKRLKIITLD